The Kribbella jejuensis region CGAGAGGGCGTCGCGGGCGGTCGCGGCGATCTGGGTGCTGAGCTCGGGTGGGTCGAGAACCGTGGCGGCGCCGCCGAGGCGGAGGACCAGGCGCTGGAGCCAGTTGGTGTCGGCGACCCGGAGCTTCACGATCAGCGAGCCCTCGGGGCCTTCCTCGACGGACTCGTTCGGGTAGTACTCCGCGACCCAGCGCGCGGGCGGGGCGAGCCGGAGCGTGGCCAGCAGGTCCCGCTCGGACGGCTGGAACATCCCGTTCGACAGGTCGCGCGGGGTCGCCTCCGGCGGCGGTTCGCTCGGCAGGTCGAGCAGCTTCACGTCGGCGATCCGGTCGAGCCGGAACAGCCGGACGTCCTCGGCCAGCCGGCACCACGCCTCGAGGTACGTGCGCCCCTCGGACACCACCAGCCGCATCGGGTCCACGTCCCGCTCGGTCGTCTCGTCGCGCGACGGTACGTCGTACGTCAGGTGCAGGCGGCGCTTGGTCGCCAGCCCGCGGTTCACGATCTCGGCGATCTCGGGTGCGGCCGGCTCCACGTGGACGTGCGCGGCGGCGCCTTCGCTGGCCGCGGCCGCCTCGCCGGCGGCGCGCTCCAGCTTCGCGATCGCGCGGTCGACGGCGTCCCGGTCCGGTCCGGCCGTCACCTCGCGGAGCGTGCGGAGGGCGGTCAGCAGCGCGAGCGCCTCGTCCGCGGCCAGCCGCAGCGGCCGGGCCAGGTAGTCCGCGTTGTTGATGTGGATGACACCTTCGCCCTCGGCGGACTCGATGTCGATCTCGATCAGGTCGCCCATCTGCGCGCCGGGCAGCCCGCAGAACCACAGCACCTTCAGATCCGCGATGATCTGCTTCGGCCGGACGCCGAATTCCTTCGCGACGTCGTCCACCCGGGCGCCGTCGTTCTCCCGCAGGTACGGCACAAGTGCCAGCAAGCGCTGCACCTGATCACGCGCAGAACTCATCCCGCCACCGTCCGCAGCCGCCACAGCACGCCGTCGAGGACGTCGCCAGGTCCCTCGACGACCGCGTCCGGACCGTACGACGCGATCTCCTCGGCGAGCACGGACGAATCGGCGTACGGGACGTGCAGCAGGTCCCAACCGTCCTCGTACGGCTCGATGGCGTTCGCGCGGCGGCGCAGGCTCACGCAGGACCCGGTCCGGGCGCGGACCTTCGCCTCGGACGTCGGCCGCGGCGGCGCCAGCTCCGTCACCAGCGAGCGCAGGTCCGTCCCCTCCGGCACGGTGAACGCGCCGGGCTCTCCCACCGTCTTGACCGCGCCCGGGATCCGCGACAGCCGGAACATCCGGGTCGCCTGCCGGTCCCGGTCGCGCCCGACGACGTACCACCGGCCGTGCCAGGACACGATGCCCCACGGCTCCAGAGTGCGTGTGGTCGGCTCGGAGGCCCCGCTACGGAGGTGCTGGAACCGGACCACCTGACGGGCCACGACGGCCGCCCACAGCGGGTCGAAGGCCGGCTCGGACGCGCCCACGTGCGGCTCGATCGCGCTCAGCGCGGACTGGTCGGTCTGGATACCGGCCGCCTTCAGCTTCAGCACTGCGGAGGTGGTCGCCTCCGACAGCCCGGCGTGCTGCCACACGCGCGCGGCGACACCGAGGACAGCCGCCTCGTCGGGCTCGAGCTGCACTTCGGGGAGCTCGAAGACGTCGCGGCGGATCCGGTAGCCGACGTCGTCGGAGAAGAACTTGTCGATCGTGCCCATCTCGATCGGGATGCCGAGGTCGCGTAGCTCGTCCTTGTCCCGCTCGAACATCTTCTCGAAGGCGTCGTCGGTCTGGCCCGCGTACCCCTCGACGACCTCGCGGATCCGCTCCTTGGTCACATAGGTGCGCGCGACCAGGAGGCAGATGACCACATTGAGCAGCCGCTCACTCTTCCGCGCCGACACCCGACCACCTTACGGCCTCCGGCCGTCCAAAACCCGCCTTTCCGCACCGAAACTTCGAACACCGGTTCGACCCGCTAATCTCGGCCTGTGATTCGTTGGCGGGACGGTGTGGTGGCGCAGGTCGGGCGGAGCTGGGCCGGTGCGCTCGAACTGAGTGTGACGGTGGGAGAACAGTCCGTGCGCGCGCTGGCGTACCCGGACCTCGTCGGTACGCCTGTCGTGGGCGATCGGGTCCTGCTGAACGTCGGTGCGCTGGACCGGGGTCTCGGGACAGGTGGATACGCGCTGGTCGTCGCCGTACCGGACCGGCTGCCGGAGGACCCGCCCGAACACGGGCATCTGGTGAAGGCGCGCTACACGCCGCTGCAGGCCATGGTGCTGGGAGCGGACGAGCAGGACTCCCCCGACCACGACGTCCTACGGGACGCGGACGACCTCTTCGGTACTCCGGTGATCGTCGCAGACCTCCACTCAGCGCTGCCAGCCGTCCTAGCGGGTGTGTACGAGGCTCGGCCGACCACACGGGTCGTCTACGTGATGACCGATGGCGGGGCGCTCCCCCTGGCGTTCTCGCGGACAGTCGCGACGCTACGGGAGGCCGGCTGGCTCAGCGGTACGGTCACGGTCGGCCAGGCGTACGGCGGGGACCGTGAAGCGGTCACGGTCCACACCGGGTTGCTGACCGCAGTACAGGTGCTCGCGGCCGAGCTGGTCGTCATCACGCAAGGCCCGGGCAACCTGGGCACGGGGACGCGCTGGGGCTTCTCCGGGGTGCAGTCGGGTGAGGCGGTCAACGCCATCGGCACCCTGGGCGGCCGGGCGGTCGCGTCGCTGCGCATCTCCGAAGCAGACCCGCGTCCGCGTCACCGCGGGATCTCCCACCACAGCCTCACCGCGTACGGCCGCGTAGCGCTCCAGCCGGCCGACGTCGTCGTACCGGACCTGCCTGGCGACTTCGGCGACGCCGTACGCGATGCGGCCGAGCCCCTGAAGGCACGGCACCGCGTGGTCCGCGTAGGTGTCGTTGGTCTGCACGATGCGATGCTGGCCGCTCCCGTGAAGTTGTCGACGATGGGTCGCGGTCTCGACGAAGACCGCGCGTACTTCGAAGCCGCAGCCGCCGCAGGGCGCCACGCGGCCGGTCTGGTGGACGTGCCCGCACTCAGCTGAGCGGTGGGGGCAGGTCTACCTGGGCTGGGGTTGCAGCACTCCTGATCGGAGCGGCCCGCGCGGCGACAGTGGTGTAATGAACAGCACCAAGCACCGCAACCTCACGATTCACGACGTGGCCAGGCCCGCGCCGCCGTTGGCTGTCCGGGGCGCGACCACGCTGTGGCTCGCCGCGGTCGGTGCCGGTGTCGCCGAGTCGGTCCTCGGAGTTCTCGGCGCGATCGCCGACGGCACCCCGGTCCTCGGCCTGATGGTCCAGATCGCGTTCCGCGCGATCGTGTACGGCGGCCTGTTCGTCGTCATCGACCGGTACTTCCGGCCCGGTGTGCGGTGGTCCCGCTGGCTGCTCACCGGCCTGCTCGGCACCGTCGGCATCGCGTCGCTGGTGGCCGGCCCGATCGGCTGGCTGCTGCACAACGGCGACTTCGGCGCCATCCACTGGTCCGCATCGTTCGTCGCGTTCGCTGTGATCCGCTGCATCCACGTCTCCGCGGTGATCGGCGCGATCGCGCTGAGCTTCCAACCGGACGCGAACCGCTGGTTCCGCCGCCGGTGAAATGCCGAAGGACCGGCTCCCTGTCGTGGGAGCCGGTCCTTCGGGGCGCTTTTACTGGCCGGTCTGCTTCGGGGCCGGGAAGGCGTTCAGGATGTCGATCACCGCGAACGCGTTCACGGTCTTGCCGGCCTGGTCCTTGGAGGCCGGGAGCTCGACGAGGACGCGGCTGCCGATCGGGATACCGGCCAGTCCGTCCAGGGCGCCGGTCTGGCCGTTCGGGCCGGGGCCGACCTGGAGCTGGTCGGTCGGGGCGGCCGGCTGCGCGGCGCTCTGCGCGGTCGCGGGCTGCGCGTCCCAGGTGCTGGCCTGCTTCTTGCCCGTGTAGTCGTACACCACGTAGCGGCCGATCAGCTGGCTGGACTTCTCGATCGGCTTGCCCTTGCCGAGCGCGAACACGACCGGCTTGCCGGGTTTGGCCGGCGGCTTGGTACCGGCCGCGACGGTCACCTTCGGCTCGGCGTTCAGCGGGCCGGTGACCTTGATCTTGGTCGGCGTCGACGGGGTCACCGGGGTGGCGTCCAGCGGGGTGTCGTTGGCGGCCGCGGCGACCAGGTCGACGACGAAGATCAGCGTGTCGTCGCCCTTGATGCCGGCCTGCGAGTTGCCCTCGGACTTGTAGCCCTTGTCGGACGGGATCGAGAGCAGCACCCGGCTGCCGATCTTCTTGCCGACCAGGCCCTCGTCCCAGCCGGCGATGACGCCGCCGACCCCGATCGGGAACGACGACGGCGCGCCGCGGTCGTAGGAGTTGTCGAAGACCTTGCCGTCGCGCCAGATCTGACCGAGGTAGTTCGCGGTGAGCAGCTCGCCCTTCTTCACCACCGGGCCGTCGCCCTCCTTGAGGACCTCGGTCACCAGCTGCTTGTCCGGGTCACCCTCTCGGTGCGTGATGGTCGGCTTCTGCCCGAAGTCCGACGTCACCTTGACCCCGGCGGCATCGAACTCGCTCTTCTTGTCCGATCCGCACGCCACCAGGGACGACCCCAGCGCCGCAACCACGACCAGACTCAACAACTTGCGCACGAAACCAGCACCTCGAACCATCCCGGCGCCAGTGTGCGCCGCTTGCCTCCGGTCAACGACGCCGACCACCCTAGCTGCCCGCTTCAAAATGGGCTGCGGCCGCCCGCGTCACCTTTACGTCACAGCACTGGCGACCGAGCACTTTATTCAGCCCGCACCTACATGCTGGCGATGAGCTTTTCGACTCGTTCGTCGTGGGACTTGAACGGGTCCTTGCACAGGACCGTGCGCTGGGCCTGGTCGTTGAGCTTGAGGTGGACCCAGTCGACGGTGAAGTCGCGGCGGCGCTCCTGCGCCCGCTTGATGAACTCGCCGCGCAGCCGGGCCCGCGTGGTCTGCGGCGGCACCGACTTCGCCTCGAAGACCCGCAGGTCGTCGACGACCCGGGTGACCGCGCCCTTGCGCTCGAGCAGGTAGTACAACCCGCGCGGCCGGTGGATGTCGTGGTAGGCCAGGTCGAGCTGCGCGACCCGCGGGCTGGCCAGGCCGAGGTTGTTCTGCGACCGGTAGCGCTCGATCAGCCGGTACTTGATCACCCAGTCGATCTCGCGCTCGATCCCGGACAGGTCGCCGGACTCGATCGCCTTCAGCGTCCGCTCCCACAGCGACAGCGCGCGCTCCACCGCCGGGGTGCCGAGCTCGCGGCGGTCGACGAAGTCGCGCGCCTTGGTCAGGTACTCCATCTGGATGTCGAGTGCGCTCGCCTCGCGGCCGTTCGCCAGCCGGACCTCGCGGCGGCCGGTCATGTCGTGGCTGATCTCCCGGATCGCCCGGATCGGGTTGTCCAGGGTCAGGTCGCGCATCACGATGCCGGCCTCGATCATCCGCAGCACCAGGTCGGTGCTGGCCACCTTGAGCAGCATGGTGGTCTCGGACATGTTCGAGTCGCCGACGATCACGTGCAGCCGGCGGAACCGCTCGGCGTCGGCGTGCGGCTCGTCCCGGGTGTTGATGATCGGCCGGGACCGGGTGGTCGCGCTGGAGACCCCCTCCCAGATGTGTTCGGCGCGCTGGGACACCGAGTACACCGCGCCGCGGGGCGTCTGCAGCACCTTGCCGGCGCCGCAGATCAGCTGCCGGGTGACCAGGAACGGGATCAGCACGTCGGCGAGCTTGGCGAAGTCGCCGTGCCGGCTGACCAGGTAGTTCTCGTGGCAGCCGTAGCTGTTCCCGGCCGAGTCGGTGTTGTTCTTGAACAGGTAGACGTCGCCGAAGATGCCCTCGTCGTGCAGCCGCTTCTGCGCGTCCACCAGCAGGCCCTCGAGGATCCGCTCACCGGCCTTGTCGTGCGCGATCAGGTCGGTGACCGAGTCGCACTCACCGGTGGCGTACTCCGGGTGCGAGCCCACGTCCAGGTACAGCCGGGCGCCGTTGCGGAGGAAGACGTTGCTGCTCCGCCCCCAGGACACGACACGCCGGAAGAGGTACCGCGCGACCTCGTCCGGGGTCAGTCGCCGCTGCCCCCGGAACGTACAGGTGACGCCGTACTCGTTCTCGAGACCGAAGATTCGCCGGTTCACATCACCCACACTACGGCGCCGTTCCGACAACCGGGGGCTGTCCCAGGCGCGCCGTCGTCCGGCGTTACCCCTTTGATGCCCGCAACATTGTGTCGTCCGCCCGCATCGAGACCACTGACGAAAGGTGTTCAGATGATCAAGTACGGGCGAACGCTCGCCGCCGCGACCCTCGTGACCAGCGCTTTGGTGACCGCGCCGGCCGGCGCGGCACCTGCCACGAGTGCCACCACCACGGCGGCCTGCTCCCTGCGGCTCGGGTCGGTCACTCCAGGTGGTGACCACACCAGCCAGACCATCACCGCGACTCCGTCGGCAAATCCCCGGCAGGTCGGACCGAAAGACCTCTACCCGGACGGTCAGGCGCATCTACCGACCGCGATCCGGACCGAGCTCGTCGTACCGGCCGGTGAGGAGCGCACCGGACTGGTCGCGCTAGGTTCGCGGATGTACGGCACCAGTTACCTGACCGACGGTACGGGGACCGCGGTCGTACCGGGCTCGGTCACGCAGACGCTGATCGGCGGCGGCTGGGACGACCTCCACAAGTACGTCGAGCTCAGCCATGCCGCTCCCGGAGGCATCGAGCGGACCAACGTCTACTCGTTGATCAACCAGTTCACCGACGGCCTGATCGCGCGCTGGACGGTCACCCCGAGCGGCTGGAAGTACTACACGACGTTCGGCGGCTTCAAATCGGTCAAGACCATGGCGCTGATCGGGCAAGGCAGCACGTACGACACGTTCCTGGCCACGACCAATGGTGGCGCGCTCTACACGGTGAAGGTACCGACCGGCGCGGGGAAGCCGGTGGTGACAAAGATCCGCACGTCGACCTGGCAGGGCTTCGAGACGCTGATCGCGGAGAAGTGCGGCAACTACGGCACACTCCTGCTCGGCATCGACAAGGACACGGGCACGGGCTACCTGTACGCCGTAGGCCACGCGAACGGCACAGCCACCGTGATCAAGGGCCTCGGCAAGGTACCCACCACGTTCCCGGCCGCGGACTCGTACTTCCGTTTCTACAACACCGGCACCGTCCTCAACGGCGGCTGAGTCCTCCACCCTGCGAAAGGGGCCGAAATGGCCAGATTGGCGATTGCCTTGGGGGCGGCGATGGCGGCGGCGGTGCTGGTGCCAGGACCAGCGCGGGCCGGCACCGAGCAGGCGGCTGCTGCTTGTTCGATGACGCTTGGTGCGGTGACGGTGCAGGGCGATCACAAGTTCCGGACCATCACAGCGACGTCGCCGGTGCACGCGGGTACGCCGGTGGTTGGGCCGAAGGCACTGTTTCCGGTGGATCAGGTCGGGCTTGCTTCGTCGGTCGGGTGGGAGCCGGATCCGCCGTCGGGGATGGCGAAGAGCGGGTACGTGCGGATCGTCAACGACCTCTACCGGTTCCGGTACGTCACGGACGTGAGCACGGGGCAGCTCGACCCGGAGTCGTACGAGAAGACGAAGATCGGCGGCGGCTGGATCCACCAGACGTACTTCGAGCAGTCCAAGGGACACACCTACGCGTTGGAGGGGAACGTCATCACCCGCTGGACAGTGGACGGGTCCGTCTGGCGCAGCAAGGCGACGTACAGCGGATTCTCCGCAGTCAAGACGATGACCCTGATCAGTCAGACGCGCACGTACGACACCTTCCTCGCCAACACACGCGGAGGAGCGCTCTACACGATCCGCATCCCGTTCAGCGGCGCACCTGTGGTCAAGAAGGTACGTACGTCGACCTGGCAGACGTTCGAGACGCTCATCGCCGAGAAGTGCGGTACGCAGAGCACGCTGTTGCTTGCGATCGACAAGGACAGCCGCGACGCGTACCTGTACGCCGTGAGCCACGCCAACGGCACGGCCACGGTCATCAAGGGTCTGGGCAAGGTCGGCGACCAGCTGGTCGCGCCCGAGGACAAGACGTACTTCCGGTACTTCCCCGCTAGCTCCGAGTCCGACGTACGGCTGTACGGCGAGTAGCCGCTACCGCGCCGCGCCGCGGACCGCCGCCTGCTGCTGAGCCGTCAAGGCCAGCCGCATGGTTTCGAAGGTGTGCTCCTGCGGCGCGGCCGTGGTGGTCCGCTCGCGTACGTCGCGGAGCAGGTCGGCGTAGTACGTCGTCTCGATGCCCGAGCAGTCGATGTACTGCGTACCCTCCTGGTTCACCAGGAACAGGTGGTCGCCGCCGTCGCGGCCTGCGATGTCGACGTACTTGCGGAGCTCGATGTAGCCGTCCGTACCGAGGATCATCAACCGGCCGTCGCCCCACGTCCCCAGCCCGGCAGGCGTGTACCAGTCGACGCGGATGTAGCCCTGGGCGTTCTCGCTGCGCAGCAGGATCTCACCGAAGTCCTGCAGTCCCGGCTCGTCGGGGTTGCCGAAGTTCCCGACCGTACTGGTCACGATCTCGGCTGTCCGTGCCCCGGTGAACCACAGGAACTGGTCGATCTGGTGCGACGCGATGTCGGTCAGGATGCCGCCGTACCGCGCCTTGTCGTAGAACCAGTCCGGGCGGCCCGCGCCGCCGGACAGGTGCGCACGGTCGCCGATCCGGTGCGGGCCGAGCCCGAGCGTCTGGACGACGGTCCCGATCCGGCCCGCGCGGACCAGCTCACCGGCCTTGATCACGCTCGGCACCTCGAACCGCTCCGAGAACGTCACCGACCAGAACCGGCCCGAACTGTCGACGGCCTTCTTGATCTCCTCGAGCTGGTCGAGGCTCACGCAGCCCGGCTTGTCCGTGACCACGTCCTTCCCGGCGAGCATCGCCGCGACCGCGATCGGCCCGCGCCGGTCCGGTACGCCGGCGGTCACGATCAGGTCGATCCCGTCCCGCGCGACCAGCTCCTCAGGGCTGTCGGCGACCGGCACGTCCGGGTACTGCTCGCGCATCGAGACGGCGACGGCCGCGGACGGGTCGTCGGTCGCCATCGCGACGAACTCCGCGCCGGCGTCGATCAGCCCGGCGACCTGACCGAAGATGTGCGCGTGGTCGAGCCCGACCGCGGCGAACCGGACAGCGTGCGTGGAAGACAAGGTGTTCCTCCGAACCGTCGTGATGTCTGCGCAGCTCAGCCTATGCCACACCGGCAAGCGTTTCCCAACGGCGGGTGGTTGAGCGGGTGACTTGATTGCTCGGTGACACTGGAGTCACGAGGCGACCAAGGGGTAGAGCCGTGAGCCGGACGCGAGTGGCGATTGCGGACGACGACGTCCTGCTGCGCGAGGGTCTGGCCAGTCTGCTCGAGCGGTCCGGCTTCGCCGTGTTGGGTACGGCAGGCGACGGCGCCGAGCTCTTGGAGCTGGTACGTCGCCAAGCGCCGGACCTGGTCGTCGTCGACATCCGGATGCCGCCGGAGCACTCGACCGAGGGACTCGACGCGGCTGACGTGATCCGCCGCGAACGTCCGGGCACAGCCGTCGTACTGCTGTCGGCACACGTCGAGGTCGAGCACGCTCTGCAGCTGATGGCCGCGGGACACGGTGTCGGCTACCTGCTCAAGAGCCGAGTCACAGACGTCGACGAGTTCCTGGAGAGCCTGCGGCGCGTTGCGCGTGGAGGGTCGGTGGTAGATCCGGCCCTGGTTCAAGAGCTGGTCGACGCTCAGCACCGCAACGACCCGTTGGCCGCACTGAGCGAGCGGGAACGCGAGGTGTTGTCCCTGGTTGCACAGGGCCGTTCGAACGCCGGTGTGGCCCGCCGGCTCTGGGTTACCGAAGGGACCGTCGAGAAGCACGTCCGCAGCATCCTGACCAAGCTGGACATTCCAGAGGCCGACGACGATCACCGGCGCGTGCTCGCGGTACTGAGGTATTTGGACGGTCGCTGATGTCGCGCCGCGGTGGTGTCGCTGTACGGGTGGCGGTCGCGAGTGGCCTGCTGATGGTCCTCGTCGGCTCCGGCTTCGTCGTGCTGTTGGTGTCGGTGCAAGGCCTGCGTGGGTCTGAACACGAGGCGCAGCACACGTCCGCAGTACTGACCAGTGCGCACCAGGTGGAGCGGTTGGTGAATGACCTGGCGACAGGGCAACAGGACTATGTCATCACCGGTCAGCAGAAGTTCCTGGCGCCGTGGGAGCAAGCGGCTGCCCAGCTGCCGCAACAGACCGCTGCGCTGCAGCAGCTCGTGGCCGGCAGTCCGGACGAGCTCTCTCGGGCGCAAGCAGCCGGGCGGAGCATCACGTCGTACCTGCAGGACTACTCGTTGCCGCAGATCCAGACCGTTCGGCAGGACCCGGACTCCACCCGGACCGAGGCGGCGATCAGTGAAGGCACCCGGCGGGTCGCCGCGATCCGTTCGGTGCTCGACGCACTGATCTCGAGGGAGCAGCAGCTGTCCACGACCGAACAGCGGCAGTCCGACGCGATCGCCGACCGTTCGCTGGTGGCGGCGATGGCCGGGCTGGCCGGTTCGGTCGTACTCGTGCTGGGGTTCACGGTCTACCTGACGCGCGCGATCGTCCGGCCGGTGCGGGTGACCGCCGAGATGGCCAACCGGCTGGCCGCCGGCGATCTCGCGGTCCGGGTCCCGGAGACCGGCGTCGGCGAGATCCGCACGCTGGAACGGACCTTCAACACGATGGCGGCCTCGCTCGGTACGGCGAGCGCGGACCTGGCGGCGTCCCGCGCCCGGATCGTCCGGTCGTCGGACGAGACCCGGCGGCGGATCGAACGCGACCTGCACGACGGCATCCAGCAGCGGCTGGTTTCGCTCGCCCTCGACGTCCGCGCGCTGCAGGCCGACGGCGCAACCGCCGAACTTGATGGTGTGGCCAACGGTCTCGCCGCCACCCTGGACGAACTCCGGGAGATTGCCCGCGGCATCCATCCGGCGATCCTCACCCAGGGCGGGATCGAACCGGCGGTACGGATGCTCGCGCGCCGTTCGAAGCTCCCGGTCGAGGTCGCGGTCGACGTACCTGCTCGGCTGC contains the following coding sequences:
- a CDS encoding CHASE3 domain-containing protein, with product MAVASGLLMVLVGSGFVVLLVSVQGLRGSEHEAQHTSAVLTSAHQVERLVNDLATGQQDYVITGQQKFLAPWEQAAAQLPQQTAALQQLVAGSPDELSRAQAAGRSITSYLQDYSLPQIQTVRQDPDSTRTEAAISEGTRRVAAIRSVLDALISREQQLSTTEQRQSDAIADRSLVAAMAGLAGSVVLVLGFTVYLTRAIVRPVRVTAEMANRLAAGDLAVRVPETGVGEIRTLERTFNTMAASLGTASADLAASRARIVRSSDETRRRIERDLHDGIQQRLVSLALDVRALQADGATAELDGVANGLAATLDELREIARGIHPAILTQGGIEPAVRMLARRSKLPVEVAVDVPARLPAPVEAAAYYVVCEALSNAAKHADASGAIVDVRIVGNVLRLSVQDDGRGGADPARGSGLVGLDDRIAALDGTLKVESPSGKGTTLTVTVPL
- a CDS encoding DUF3866 family protein; this encodes MIRWRDGVVAQVGRSWAGALELSVTVGEQSVRALAYPDLVGTPVVGDRVLLNVGALDRGLGTGGYALVVAVPDRLPEDPPEHGHLVKARYTPLQAMVLGADEQDSPDHDVLRDADDLFGTPVIVADLHSALPAVLAGVYEARPTTRVVYVMTDGGALPLAFSRTVATLREAGWLSGTVTVGQAYGGDREAVTVHTGLLTAVQVLAAELVVITQGPGNLGTGTRWGFSGVQSGEAVNAIGTLGGRAVASLRISEADPRPRHRGISHHSLTAYGRVALQPADVVVPDLPGDFGDAVRDAAEPLKARHRVVRVGVVGLHDAMLAAPVKLSTMGRGLDEDRAYFEAAAAAGRHAAGLVDVPALS
- the pafA gene encoding Pup--protein ligase — encoded protein: MNRRIFGLENEYGVTCTFRGQRRLTPDEVARYLFRRVVSWGRSSNVFLRNGARLYLDVGSHPEYATGECDSVTDLIAHDKAGERILEGLLVDAQKRLHDEGIFGDVYLFKNNTDSAGNSYGCHENYLVSRHGDFAKLADVLIPFLVTRQLICGAGKVLQTPRGAVYSVSQRAEHIWEGVSSATTRSRPIINTRDEPHADAERFRRLHVIVGDSNMSETTMLLKVASTDLVLRMIEAGIVMRDLTLDNPIRAIREISHDMTGRREVRLANGREASALDIQMEYLTKARDFVDRRELGTPAVERALSLWERTLKAIESGDLSGIEREIDWVIKYRLIERYRSQNNLGLASPRVAQLDLAYHDIHRPRGLYYLLERKGAVTRVVDDLRVFEAKSVPPQTTRARLRGEFIKRAQERRRDFTVDWVHLKLNDQAQRTVLCKDPFKSHDERVEKLIASM
- a CDS encoding response regulator transcription factor; the encoded protein is MSRTRVAIADDDVLLREGLASLLERSGFAVLGTAGDGAELLELVRRQAPDLVVVDIRMPPEHSTEGLDAADVIRRERPGTAVVLLSAHVEVEHALQLMAAGHGVGYLLKSRVTDVDEFLESLRRVARGGSVVDPALVQELVDAQHRNDPLAALSEREREVLSLVAQGRSNAGVARRLWVTEGTVEKHVRSILTKLDIPEADDDHRRVLAVLRYLDGR
- a CDS encoding helix-turn-helix transcriptional regulator; the protein is MSARKSERLLNVVICLLVARTYVTKERIREVVEGYAGQTDDAFEKMFERDKDELRDLGIPIEMGTIDKFFSDDVGYRIRRDVFELPEVQLEPDEAAVLGVAARVWQHAGLSEATTSAVLKLKAAGIQTDQSALSAIEPHVGASEPAFDPLWAAVVARQVVRFQHLRSGASEPTTRTLEPWGIVSWHGRWYVVGRDRDRQATRMFRLSRIPGAVKTVGEPGAFTVPEGTDLRSLVTELAPPRPTSEAKVRARTGSCVSLRRRANAIEPYEDGWDLLHVPYADSSVLAEEIASYGPDAVVEGPGDVLDGVLWRLRTVAG
- a CDS encoding Gfo/Idh/MocA family protein — its product is MSSTHAVRFAAVGLDHAHIFGQVAGLIDAGAEFVAMATDDPSAAVAVSMREQYPDVPVADSPEELVARDGIDLIVTAGVPDRRGPIAVAAMLAGKDVVTDKPGCVSLDQLEEIKKAVDSSGRFWSVTFSERFEVPSVIKAGELVRAGRIGTVVQTLGLGPHRIGDRAHLSGGAGRPDWFYDKARYGGILTDIASHQIDQFLWFTGARTAEIVTSTVGNFGNPDEPGLQDFGEILLRSENAQGYIRVDWYTPAGLGTWGDGRLMILGTDGYIELRKYVDIAGRDGGDHLFLVNQEGTQYIDCSGIETTYYADLLRDVRERTTTAAPQEHTFETMRLALTAQQQAAVRGAAR
- a CDS encoding helix-turn-helix transcriptional regulator, producing MSSARDQVQRLLALVPYLRENDGARVDDVAKEFGVRPKQIIADLKVLWFCGLPGAQMGDLIEIDIESAEGEGVIHINNADYLARPLRLAADEALALLTALRTLREVTAGPDRDAVDRAIAKLERAAGEAAAASEGAAAHVHVEPAAPEIAEIVNRGLATKRRLHLTYDVPSRDETTERDVDPMRLVVSEGRTYLEAWCRLAEDVRLFRLDRIADVKLLDLPSEPPPEATPRDLSNGMFQPSERDLLATLRLAPPARWVAEYYPNESVEEGPEGSLIVKLRVADTNWLQRLVLRLGGAATVLDPPELSTQIAATARDALSAYDV
- a CDS encoding FKBP-type peptidyl-prolyl cis-trans isomerase: MRKLLSLVVVAALGSSLVACGSDKKSEFDAAGVKVTSDFGQKPTITHREGDPDKQLVTEVLKEGDGPVVKKGELLTANYLGQIWRDGKVFDNSYDRGAPSSFPIGVGGVIAGWDEGLVGKKIGSRVLLSIPSDKGYKSEGNSQAGIKGDDTLIFVVDLVAAAANDTPLDATPVTPSTPTKIKVTGPLNAEPKVTVAAGTKPPAKPGKPVVFALGKGKPIEKSSQLIGRYVVYDYTGKKQASTWDAQPATAQSAAQPAAPTDQLQVGPGPNGQTGALDGLAGIPIGSRVLVELPASKDQAGKTVNAFAVIDILNAFPAPKQTGQ